A window from Mycobacterium saskatchewanense encodes these proteins:
- the lpqB gene encoding MtrAB system accessory lipoprotein LpqB, whose protein sequence is MRRLLGLLLLAVVLAGCAGVPNSSAPQAIGTVERPAPSNLPKPTPGMDPDVLLREFLKATADPANRHLAARQFLTQSASNSWDDAGSALLIDHVVFVETRGAERVSATMRADMLGSLSDVGVFETAEGVLPDPGPIELVKTSGGWRIDRLPNGVFLDWQQFQATYKRNTLYFADPTGKTVVPDPRYVAVPDHDQLATELISKLIAGPRPEMAHTVRNLLAPPLRLRGPVTRADGGKNGIGRGYGGARVELEKLSTTDPHSRALVAAQIIWTLARADIRGPYVINADGAPLDDRFAEGWTTSDVAATDPGVADGAGAGLHALVNGSLVGLDGQHVTTVPGAFGRMGDQTGAALSRSGRQVASVVTLRRAAPDQAASLWIGDLGGEAVQSADGHSLTRPSWSLDDAVWTVVDGNNVLRAIQEPASGQPARIPVDSVAVASRFPGPITDLQLSRDSTRAAMVINGQVILASVEQTQAGQFALTYPRRLGFGLGTSVVSLSWRTGDDIVVTRTDGGHPVSYVNLDGVNSDAPAHGVQLPVSTVAANPSTIYVAAPQGVVQYSASAAEGQGWAEVSGLMMAGAAPVLPG, encoded by the coding sequence GTGCGGCGGCTGCTGGGTCTGTTGTTGCTGGCCGTCGTCCTGGCCGGCTGCGCGGGGGTGCCCAATTCGTCGGCCCCGCAGGCCATCGGCACCGTCGAGCGGCCGGCCCCGTCGAACCTGCCCAAGCCGACCCCCGGCATGGATCCCGACGTGCTGCTGCGCGAATTCCTCAAGGCGACGGCCGATCCCGCGAACCGGCACCTGGCCGCGCGCCAGTTCCTCACCCAGTCGGCGTCCAATTCCTGGGACGACGCCGGCAGCGCGTTGCTGATCGACCACGTGGTGTTCGTGGAAACCCGTGGCGCCGAGCGCGTTTCGGCGACCATGCGTGCCGATATGCTGGGCTCGCTGTCCGACGTGGGCGTGTTCGAGACGGCCGAAGGCGTGCTGCCCGACCCGGGCCCGATCGAACTGGTCAAGACCTCTGGCGGCTGGCGCATCGACCGGCTGCCCAACGGTGTCTTCCTGGACTGGCAACAGTTCCAGGCGACCTACAAACGCAACACGCTGTACTTCGCCGACCCGACCGGCAAGACGGTGGTGCCCGACCCGCGCTACGTCGCGGTGCCCGACCACGACCAGCTGGCCACCGAGCTGATCTCCAAGCTGATCGCCGGGCCCCGCCCCGAGATGGCCCACACGGTGCGCAACCTGCTCGCCCCGCCGCTGCGGCTGCGCGGGCCGGTGACCCGGGCCGACGGCGGCAAGAACGGGATCGGGCGCGGCTACGGCGGCGCGCGCGTCGAGCTGGAGAAGCTGTCCACCACCGATCCGCATAGCCGCGCACTGGTTGCGGCGCAAATCATTTGGACGCTGGCCCGGGCCGACATCCGGGGCCCATACGTGATCAACGCCGACGGCGCCCCGCTGGACGACCGATTCGCCGAGGGCTGGACGACGTCCGACGTCGCCGCCACCGACCCCGGCGTGGCCGACGGCGCGGGCGCCGGGCTGCACGCCCTGGTGAACGGGTCACTGGTCGGGCTGGACGGGCAGCACGTCACCACCGTGCCCGGCGCCTTCGGGCGGATGGGTGATCAGACCGGCGCCGCGCTGTCCCGCAGCGGACGGCAGGTGGCTTCCGTTGTGACCCTGCGCCGCGCTGCCCCGGACCAGGCGGCGTCGCTGTGGATCGGGGACTTGGGTGGCGAGGCGGTCCAGTCGGCCGACGGGCACAGTCTGACGCGACCCAGCTGGTCGCTGGACGACGCGGTCTGGACGGTGGTCGACGGCAACAACGTGCTGCGGGCCATCCAGGAACCTGCGTCGGGCCAACCCGCCCGCATCCCAGTGGATTCCGTGGCGGTGGCGAGCCGGTTCCCCGGGCCGATCACCGATCTGCAGTTGTCCCGCGACAGCACCCGTGCCGCGATGGTGATCAACGGCCAGGTGATCCTCGCCAGCGTGGAGCAGACCCAGGCCGGGCAGTTCGCCCTGACCTACCCGCGGCGGCTGGGCTTCGGGCTGGGCACGTCAGTGGTGTCGTTGTCCTGGCGAACCGGCGACGACATCGTGGTGACGCGGACCGACGGCGGCCACCCGGTGTCGTACGTCAACCTGGACGGGGTCAACTCCGACGCGCCCGCGCACGGCGTGCAGCTGCCGGTGTCGACGGTGGCGGCCAACCCGTCGACCATCTACGTCGCGGCACCGCAGGGCGTGGTGCAGTACTCGGCGTCGGCGGCCGAGGGCCAGGGCTGGGCGGAGGTTTCCGGCCTGATGATGGCGGGCGCGGCGCCGGTGCTGCCGGGCTGA
- a CDS encoding alpha/beta hydrolase has product MAEQIEFDAEGVTLRGLFFPASDSPAPAVVMAHGLGGEVTHFITDYAELLAAAGISALLYDHRNWGRSDTAPGMPRNESEPFQQIRDYQHAVTYLQNRPDVDAERIGAWGTSLSAGHVYVLGAIDRRVKAVVGQSPFISGSRTFGDMTRVDLRDSVHASFADDRRARALGKEPTYLPIVDKDPLATSALPNPDAYQYFMGPGGVAERDSCFTNRVTARSMENCFGYEPGWYLPRIAPTPLLMVIALRDSLTDAALALAAYERANQPKQLVTIDCGHFGVYSGPDSEVAKAAARDFFVSHLGK; this is encoded by the coding sequence ATGGCAGAGCAGATTGAGTTCGACGCCGAGGGTGTCACCTTGCGCGGGTTGTTCTTCCCCGCGTCGGATAGCCCGGCCCCAGCGGTCGTCATGGCACATGGGCTTGGCGGTGAGGTGACGCACTTCATCACCGACTACGCCGAACTGCTTGCCGCCGCAGGTATTTCCGCCCTGTTGTACGACCACCGCAACTGGGGTCGGTCCGACACGGCGCCCGGCATGCCGCGCAATGAAAGCGAACCATTTCAACAGATCCGGGACTACCAGCACGCGGTGACGTACCTGCAGAACCGCCCCGACGTGGACGCCGAGCGGATCGGAGCCTGGGGCACCAGCCTGTCCGCCGGTCATGTGTACGTGTTGGGAGCGATCGACCGGCGGGTGAAGGCCGTTGTGGGGCAGTCGCCGTTCATCAGCGGCAGCCGCACGTTCGGTGACATGACCCGGGTGGACCTGCGCGACTCGGTTCACGCGTCGTTCGCGGACGATCGGCGCGCCAGGGCGCTCGGTAAAGAACCGACGTACCTACCGATAGTGGACAAAGATCCCTTGGCGACTTCGGCGTTGCCCAACCCCGACGCCTACCAATACTTCATGGGTCCAGGCGGTGTGGCCGAACGGGATTCGTGCTTCACCAACCGCGTCACCGCGCGCAGCATGGAGAACTGCTTCGGCTACGAGCCGGGCTGGTATCTGCCGCGCATCGCCCCGACGCCGCTTCTGATGGTGATAGCCCTGCGGGACAGCCTGACGGATGCGGCGCTGGCGTTGGCGGCCTACGAGCGAGCCAACCAGCCCAAGCAGCTGGTGACGATCGACTGCGGGCACTTCGGCGTCTACTCGGGTCCGGACAGCGAAGTGGCCAAGGCGGCGGCCCGCGACTTCTTCGTTTCGCACCTTGGCAAGTGA